The proteins below come from a single Hippocampus zosterae strain Florida chromosome 5, ASM2543408v3, whole genome shotgun sequence genomic window:
- the eva1ba gene encoding eva-1 homolog Ba has translation MDVKKKQMDLLSNSMAAYAHIKGNPESFGLYFVLGVCFGLLLTLCLLVMRISCEPRHRTAAAAAAPEKKIPRDEEERESAGEEDDADDVEAAPPPLAVATEIPAGNGGAGDVFASAEELERAQRLEERERIIREIWRNGQPDVLGSGTATVGRVRYY, from the exons ATGGACGTGAAGAAGAAGCAAATGGATCTCCTGAGCAACAGTATGGCGGCTTACGCGCACATCAAGG GCAACCCGGAGAGCTTCGGCCTCTACTTTGTGCTGGGCGTGTGCTTCGGCCTGCTTCTGACGCTCTGCTTGCTGGTCATGCGCATCTCCTGCGAGCCGCGCCACCggacggccgccgccgccgccgcgcccgAGAAAAAAATACCGCGGGACGAGGAGGAGCGGGAAAGCGCCGGGGAGGAAGACGACGCGGACGACGTGGAAGCGGCCCCCCCGCCGCTCGCCGTCGCCACCGAGATCCCCGCCGGGAACGGCGGCGCGGGCGACGTGTTCGCCTCGGCCGAGGAGCTGGAGAGGGCGCAGCGGCTGGAGGAGCGCGAACGCATCATCCGGGAAATCTGGAGGAACGGACAGCCGGACGTCCTGGGATCGGGAACGGCCACCGTCGGGAGAGTGCGCTACTACTAA